One Streptomyces sp. R28 DNA window includes the following coding sequences:
- a CDS encoding lysine N(6)-hydroxylase/L-ornithine N(5)-oxygenase family protein, translated as MGIGPFNLSLAALAHPLAELDAVFYEQRPAFSWHPGLLIDGARIQVPFLADLVTLADPASPWSFLNYLRSRDRLFPFYFAERFHIQRAEYDAYCRWVCENLPGLHFGHQVDAVRFNPERDVFEVDFTQLAPDGEAQALGRTYTRNIALGIGTEPYVPDPLRPLVEAPAVPVIHAADYLDHRETLLAAEHITVIGSGQSGAEVFLDLLRHRPAGRERLHWLGRTEAFAPMEYSKLGLEHFTPDYTRYFHALAEPVRDKLVASQWQLHKGIDADTLAAIHDELYRRTLHGGWPDTVLTPGVRVRTAGRIATTKVELHLEHIQQNTRSRLTTEAVVLATGYRERPLSRILAGLDPYMRLDSQERPRIDDQYRLVMDPTVSGSGCNIYVQNAGRHTHGIGTPDLGLAAWRSAGILNSVTGEETYRLPSRTAFTTFGLEQQPHIPRARQASALTLTPLVEVR; from the coding sequence ATCGGCATCGGCCCCTTCAACCTCTCCCTCGCCGCCCTCGCCCACCCCCTCGCCGAACTCGACGCCGTCTTCTACGAGCAGCGCCCCGCCTTCTCCTGGCACCCCGGCCTGCTCATCGACGGCGCCCGTATCCAAGTCCCCTTCCTCGCTGACCTGGTGACGCTCGCCGACCCCGCCAGCCCCTGGTCCTTCCTGAACTACCTCAGGTCCCGCGACCGGCTCTTCCCCTTCTACTTCGCCGAGCGCTTCCACATCCAGCGCGCCGAGTACGACGCCTACTGCCGCTGGGTCTGCGAGAACCTCCCCGGACTGCACTTCGGCCACCAGGTCGACGCCGTCCGCTTCAACCCCGAACGAGACGTCTTCGAGGTCGACTTCACCCAGCTCGCCCCGGACGGGGAAGCCCAGGCGCTGGGCCGCACGTACACCAGGAACATCGCCCTGGGCATCGGCACCGAACCGTACGTCCCCGACCCGCTCAGGCCCCTCGTCGAGGCGCCGGCCGTCCCCGTCATCCACGCCGCCGACTACCTCGACCACCGCGAGACCCTGCTCGCCGCCGAGCACATCACCGTCATCGGGTCGGGACAGTCCGGCGCCGAGGTCTTCCTGGACCTGCTCCGGCACCGCCCCGCCGGGCGCGAGCGGCTCCACTGGCTCGGCCGTACCGAGGCGTTCGCGCCCATGGAGTACTCCAAGCTCGGCCTGGAGCACTTCACGCCCGACTACACCCGCTACTTCCACGCCCTCGCCGAACCGGTCCGCGACAAGCTCGTCGCCTCGCAGTGGCAGCTCCACAAGGGCATCGACGCCGACACCCTCGCCGCGATCCACGACGAGCTCTACCGCCGCACCCTGCACGGTGGCTGGCCCGACACCGTCCTCACCCCCGGCGTCCGGGTCCGCACCGCCGGCCGGATCGCCACGACCAAGGTCGAGCTCCACCTGGAGCACATCCAGCAGAACACCCGCTCACGCCTGACCACCGAAGCGGTCGTCCTGGCCACCGGCTACCGCGAACGCCCCCTCAGCCGCATCCTCGCCGGCCTCGACCCCTACATGCGCCTGGACAGCCAGGAGCGGCCCCGCATCGACGACCAGTACCGCCTGGTCATGGACCCCACGGTCAGCGGCTCCGGCTGCAACATCTACGTCCAGAACGCCGGACGCCACACCCACGGCATCGGCACCCCCGACCTCGGCCTCGCGGCCTGGCGCAGCGCCGGCATCCTCAACTCCGTCACCGGCGAGGAGACTTACCGCTTGCCCTCCCGTACGGCCTTCACCACCTTCGGCCTCGAACAACAGCCCCACATCCCACGCGCCCGCCAGGCATCGGCGCTCACGCTCACCCCCTTGGTCGAGGTGCGGTAG
- a CDS encoding aspartate aminotransferase family protein has protein sequence MSTPPSLASGPEGPHALRPLLDTVLDALSEGARARGGPLPAGGPDAVAARMREAVGDVLPDEGDPDALHHLVRALAAGATDPADPLCAAHLHCPPLAVAVAADLAASALNPSLDSWDQAPGASELEALVMGALASEVFDGGGGATGGAGAGITLLTTGGTESNQLALLLAREAQGAGLRLVHGANAHHSLPRAAWLLGLPEPVVVPAPAGVLDPAALDEALTRLPGPHLVVATAGTTDAGLIDPLPEIAALCAAHRARLHIDAAYGGGLLFSDRYRDRLTGLDAADSVTLDLHKLGWQPVAAGLLAVRDPDDLAVLHHRAEYLNADDDTEAGLPDLLGRSLRTSRRPDVLKIAVTLKALGRSGLGRLVEQVCDHAHEFAALVHDHPGFELYDPPTISTVLFRPAHATDAAVAAVRRRLLTDGRAVLGRARIDGRLWFKATLLNPHTRPDDLAALLKLVEGNTPG, from the coding sequence ATGAGCACGCCGCCGTCGCTCGCTTCAGGCCCTGAAGGCCCCCACGCCCTGCGGCCGTTGCTCGACACCGTGCTCGACGCGCTGAGCGAGGGCGCCCGGGCTCGCGGGGGACCACTGCCCGCGGGCGGCCCGGACGCGGTCGCCGCGCGCATGCGGGAGGCAGTCGGGGACGTACTCCCGGACGAGGGCGACCCGGACGCCCTCCACCACCTCGTCCGGGCCCTCGCGGCGGGCGCCACCGACCCCGCGGACCCCCTGTGCGCCGCCCACCTCCACTGCCCGCCCCTCGCCGTCGCCGTCGCCGCCGACCTCGCCGCCTCGGCCCTCAACCCCTCGCTGGACTCCTGGGACCAGGCGCCGGGGGCGTCGGAGCTGGAGGCGTTGGTGATGGGGGCGCTCGCCTCGGAGGTGTTCGACGGTGGGGGAGGGGCGACGGGAGGGGCGGGGGCAGGCATCACCCTGCTCACCACCGGCGGCACCGAGTCCAACCAACTGGCCCTCCTCCTCGCCCGAGAAGCCCAGGGCGCCGGCCTCCGGCTGGTCCACGGGGCCAACGCTCACCACTCGTTGCCCCGCGCCGCCTGGCTGCTCGGGCTGCCCGAACCCGTCGTCGTGCCCGCCCCGGCCGGCGTCCTCGACCCCGCCGCCCTCGACGAGGCCCTCACCCGCCTGCCCGGCCCGCACCTGGTCGTCGCCACCGCGGGCACCACCGACGCCGGGCTCATCGACCCCCTCCCCGAGATCGCCGCCCTGTGCGCCGCGCACCGCGCCCGGCTCCACATCGACGCCGCCTACGGCGGAGGCCTCCTCTTCAGCGACCGGTACCGCGACCGGCTCACTGGACTCGACGCCGCCGACAGCGTCACCCTCGACCTGCACAAGCTCGGCTGGCAGCCCGTCGCCGCCGGCCTCCTCGCCGTCAGGGACCCGGACGACCTCGCCGTGCTCCACCACCGCGCCGAGTACCTCAACGCCGACGACGACACCGAAGCGGGCCTGCCCGACCTCCTCGGCCGCTCCCTGCGCACCAGCCGCCGGCCCGACGTCCTCAAGATCGCCGTCACCCTCAAGGCCCTCGGCCGCAGCGGACTCGGCCGACTCGTCGAGCAGGTCTGCGACCACGCCCACGAGTTCGCCGCGCTCGTCCACGACCACCCCGGGTTCGAGCTCTACGACCCGCCCACCATCAGCACGGTTCTGTTCCGGCCCGCACACGCCACCGACGCCGCCGTCGCCGCCGTACGCCGAAGGCTCCTCACCGACGGCCGTGCCGTTCTCGGGCGGGCCCGCATAGACGGGCGCCTGTGGTTCAAGGCCACGCTCCTCAACCCCCACACGCGCCCGGACGACCTGGCCGCCCTCCTGAAACTGGTGGAAGGAAACACCCCCGGATGA
- the pepN gene encoding aminopeptidase N: MSVLTRDEAQTRAQLLDVHRYTIELDLTTGDETFDSRTVIRFTTRADHADTDTFVEIKPAELRSVTLDGHPLDPETLDENRLPLKNLTAGEHELRVDAAMRYSRTGEGMHRFTDPVDGETYLYTQLCMDDAQRVFAAFDQPDLKAVFDLSVKAPEGWTVLANGITEELGDGRWQAAPTPLIPTYLVAVAAGPYHSVRTEHRGLPFGLHCRRSLAPYLDTDTEELFEVTRACFDRYHEKFDEPYPFDSYDQAFVPEFNAGAMENPGLVTFRDEFVYRSAVTDAERQTRAMVIAHEMAHMWFGDLVTLRWWDDIWLNESFAEYMGYQTCAEATRFTDTWTDFGVARKAWGYDADQRPSTHPVAPEGVNDTATAQLNFDGISYAKGASALRQLVAWLGEKDFLTGINTHFARHKFANATLADFVDSLAAATERDVHSWADAWLRTTGVDTLTPAVAPGENGTCTLTVDRAGSRPHRIAVGLYDLDLGDNEGHLVLRERLDLDVPQEAPQPIGKRPALLLLNDGDLTYAKVRFDPESFETVRTSLAGLPEPLTRALVWNALRDAVRDGELAAGAYLEAARAHLPHETDLAVVQGVLAFATAQVTDRYLTPEERPAALTTLSALCRDLIRRTEDGDNPGLRLIAVRHFVDVAAHPDTIAAWLAEGTVPGGPELDPELRWRVLGRLAVLGAVDEAAIAGELARDPSATGQEGAARCRAALPDAQAKERAWDAMFATDDGTDLSNYLFIATAQGFWQPEQADLVRQYVPRYYQDAIAVGARRGPAIADAAGRYAFPLYAVDADALRLGEECLRDGEPIPALRRRLADHLDDLARALRVREGE; encoded by the coding sequence ATGTCCGTACTGACGCGCGACGAAGCGCAGACCCGTGCCCAGCTCCTCGATGTCCACCGCTACACGATCGAACTCGATCTGACCACCGGGGACGAGACCTTCGACTCCCGCACCGTCATCCGGTTCACCACGCGCGCGGACCACGCGGACACGGACACCTTCGTCGAGATCAAGCCGGCCGAGCTGCGCTCCGTCACGCTGGACGGACACCCCCTCGACCCGGAGACCTTGGACGAGAACCGGCTGCCCCTGAAGAACCTCACCGCCGGTGAGCACGAACTGCGCGTCGACGCCGCCATGCGCTACTCCCGCACCGGTGAGGGCATGCACCGCTTCACCGACCCCGTGGACGGCGAAACGTACCTCTACACACAGTTGTGCATGGACGACGCCCAGCGTGTCTTCGCCGCCTTCGACCAGCCCGACCTCAAGGCCGTCTTCGACCTGTCCGTCAAGGCCCCCGAGGGCTGGACCGTGCTCGCCAACGGCATCACCGAAGAACTCGGCGACGGCCGCTGGCAAGCCGCGCCCACCCCGTTGATCCCCACCTACCTCGTCGCCGTCGCCGCCGGCCCCTACCACTCCGTGCGCACCGAACACCGGGGCCTGCCCTTCGGCCTGCACTGCCGCCGCTCGCTCGCCCCCTACCTCGACACGGACACCGAGGAGCTCTTCGAGGTCACGCGCGCGTGCTTCGACCGCTACCACGAGAAGTTCGACGAGCCCTACCCCTTCGACTCCTACGACCAGGCGTTCGTCCCCGAGTTCAACGCCGGCGCCATGGAGAACCCCGGACTCGTCACCTTCCGCGACGAGTTCGTCTACCGCTCCGCCGTCACCGACGCCGAGCGCCAGACCCGTGCCATGGTCATCGCCCACGAGATGGCCCACATGTGGTTCGGCGACCTCGTCACCCTGCGCTGGTGGGACGACATCTGGCTGAACGAGTCCTTCGCCGAGTACATGGGCTACCAGACCTGCGCCGAGGCCACCCGCTTCACCGACACCTGGACCGACTTCGGCGTCGCCCGCAAGGCCTGGGGCTACGACGCCGACCAGCGCCCCTCCACCCACCCCGTCGCCCCCGAAGGCGTCAACGACACCGCCACGGCCCAGCTCAACTTCGACGGCATCTCCTACGCCAAGGGCGCCTCCGCACTGCGCCAACTGGTGGCCTGGCTCGGCGAGAAGGACTTCCTCACCGGCATCAACACCCACTTCGCCCGCCACAAGTTCGCCAACGCCACCCTCGCCGACTTCGTCGACTCCCTCGCCGCCGCCACCGAACGCGACGTCCACTCCTGGGCCGACGCCTGGCTGCGCACCACCGGCGTCGACACCCTCACCCCGGCCGTCGCCCCCGGCGAGAACGGCACCTGCACCCTGACCGTCGACCGCGCCGGCAGCCGCCCGCACCGCATCGCCGTCGGCCTGTACGACCTGGACCTCGGCGACAACGAGGGCCACCTCGTCCTGCGCGAACGCCTCGACCTCGACGTCCCGCAAGAGGCCCCGCAGCCCATCGGCAAGCGCCCGGCACTGCTGCTGCTCAACGACGGCGACCTGACCTACGCCAAGGTCCGCTTCGACCCCGAATCCTTCGAGACCGTCCGTACGAGCCTCGCCGGGCTGCCCGAACCGCTCACCCGCGCGCTCGTCTGGAACGCCCTGCGCGACGCCGTCCGCGACGGTGAACTGGCCGCCGGCGCCTACCTGGAGGCCGCCCGCGCCCACCTGCCGCACGAGACCGACCTCGCCGTCGTCCAGGGCGTCCTCGCCTTCGCCACCGCCCAGGTCACCGACCGCTACCTCACCCCCGAGGAACGTCCGGCGGCCCTGACCACCCTCTCCGCCCTCTGCCGCGACCTCATCCGCCGCACCGAGGACGGCGACAACCCCGGGCTGCGTCTGATCGCCGTACGCCACTTCGTCGACGTCGCCGCCCATCCGGACACGATCGCCGCCTGGCTCGCCGAGGGCACCGTGCCCGGCGGACCCGAACTCGACCCCGAGCTGCGCTGGCGCGTCCTGGGCCGGCTCGCCGTCCTCGGGGCCGTCGACGAGGCCGCCATCGCCGGCGAGCTGGCGCGCGACCCGAGCGCCACCGGCCAGGAGGGCGCCGCCCGCTGCCGGGCCGCCCTGCCCGACGCACAGGCCAAGGAGCGGGCCTGGGACGCCATGTTCGCCACCGACGACGGCACCGATCTGTCCAACTACCTCTTCATCGCCACCGCGCAGGGCTTCTGGCAGCCCGAACAGGCCGACCTCGTACGGCAGTACGTGCCGCGCTACTACCAGGACGCGATCGCCGTCGGCGCCCGCCGTGGCCCCGCCATCGCCGACGCCGCCGGCCGCTACGCCTTCCCGTTGTACGCCGTCGACGCCGACGCCCTGCGGCTGGGCGAGGAGTGCCTGCGCGACGGCGAGCCGATCCCCGCGCTGCGACGCAGGCTCGCCGACCACCTCGACGACCTGGCACGGGCGTTGCGCGTGCGGGAGGGCGAGTGA
- a CDS encoding two-component system response regulator: protein MPSDAKILIVDDHEDTLYALESALAPLGYRLASATSGDEALKQVLRGQVGLLLLDVRMPGVSGLDVVRYMRRLEQTQHIPVILLTGFGADHELTATAFGLGVADLVMKPIEPWALRTKIRYLYDSYQRQRALEQEVRELRALVKDDPDGQAPGPRPVQPRPVQSRPDARVPPQRDSQAATSAKDRP, encoded by the coding sequence ATGCCGTCGGATGCCAAGATCCTCATCGTCGACGACCACGAGGACACGCTGTACGCGCTGGAGAGCGCGCTGGCCCCGCTGGGCTACCGGCTCGCCAGTGCCACCAGCGGTGACGAGGCGCTCAAGCAGGTGCTTCGCGGACAGGTCGGGCTGCTGCTGCTGGACGTCCGCATGCCCGGCGTCAGCGGCCTGGACGTGGTGCGCTACATGCGGCGCCTGGAACAGACCCAGCACATACCGGTCATCCTGCTCACCGGTTTCGGCGCGGATCACGAACTGACCGCCACCGCCTTCGGACTCGGCGTCGCCGACCTGGTCATGAAGCCCATCGAACCCTGGGCGCTGCGCACCAAAATCCGCTACCTCTACGACTCCTACCAGCGGCAACGCGCGCTGGAGCAGGAGGTCCGCGAGTTACGCGCCCTCGTCAAGGACGACCCCGACGGCCAGGCACCCGGCCCCCGCCCCGTCCAGCCCCGCCCCGTCCAGTCCCGCCCTGACGCCCGCGTCCCGCCGCAGCGCGACAGCCAGGCGGCGACCTCGGCCAAGGACCGGCCCTGA
- a CDS encoding chorismate mutase, which translates to MTTSNTSPGDVDPAVREELARLRDSIDNIDAAVVHMLAERFKCTQQVGHLKAKHQLPPADAAREARQIARLRTLAENAKLDPAFAEKFLNFIIAEVIRHHESIAEDTINGAAPTAN; encoded by the coding sequence ATGACCACCAGCAACACGTCCCCCGGCGACGTCGACCCCGCCGTCCGCGAGGAGCTCGCCCGGCTGCGCGACAGCATCGACAACATCGACGCGGCCGTCGTCCACATGCTCGCCGAACGCTTCAAGTGCACCCAGCAGGTCGGCCACCTCAAGGCCAAGCACCAGCTCCCGCCCGCCGACGCCGCCCGCGAGGCCCGCCAGATCGCCCGCCTGCGCACCCTCGCCGAAAACGCCAAGCTCGACCCGGCTTTCGCTGAAAAGTTCCTCAATTTCATCATCGCCGAAGTGATCAGGCACCACGAGAGCATCGCCGAGGACACGATCAACGGCGCTGCGCCCACGGCGAACTGA
- a CDS encoding helix-turn-helix domain-containing protein, translated as MYHTWMRFFTPGPAHHRLGLVCLGVGLQYGALPTVGPRTLDHHVAVVINAGGGWYESPDGRRTTVTAPALLWLTPGVPHHYAPDPRTGWDEGFVDFAGPATASYTELGYIEPDRPVVPLSDASGPRAVIGRMARAARRDNPLLEVETGAAVHELLVALRRARADLAPDGEAVLKALARDACLPLTVADHAARHGMTLAELRTAVRRGAGCSPKDYLLGIRLGRAKELLAATELPVAAVARRVGYDDPAYFSRLFTRRVGMAPVHFRAQQGRTVPGGWSNQVPDPDDPPVIERMTT; from the coding sequence ATGTACCACACCTGGATGCGGTTCTTCACGCCCGGCCCGGCCCACCACCGGCTCGGCCTCGTCTGCCTCGGCGTCGGCCTGCAGTACGGCGCCCTGCCCACGGTCGGCCCCCGCACCCTCGACCACCACGTCGCCGTCGTCATCAACGCGGGCGGCGGCTGGTACGAGAGCCCCGACGGCCGCCGTACGACCGTCACCGCGCCCGCGCTGCTGTGGCTGACCCCCGGCGTGCCGCACCACTACGCGCCCGACCCCCGCACCGGCTGGGACGAGGGCTTCGTCGACTTCGCCGGGCCCGCCACCGCCTCGTACACCGAACTCGGCTACATCGAACCGGACCGCCCCGTCGTGCCCCTCTCCGACGCCTCGGGCCCGCGTGCCGTCATCGGACGCATGGCACGCGCCGCCCGCCGGGACAACCCCCTCCTGGAGGTCGAGACCGGCGCCGCCGTCCATGAACTCCTCGTCGCCCTGCGTCGCGCGCGTGCTGACCTCGCCCCCGACGGCGAGGCGGTCCTCAAGGCCCTCGCCCGCGACGCGTGCCTGCCGCTGACCGTCGCCGATCACGCCGCCCGGCACGGCATGACCCTCGCCGAACTGCGCACCGCCGTACGGCGCGGCGCCGGCTGCAGCCCCAAGGACTATCTGCTCGGCATCCGCCTGGGCCGCGCCAAGGAACTCCTCGCCGCCACCGAGCTGCCCGTCGCCGCCGTCGCCCGCCGCGTCGGCTACGACGACCCCGCCTACTTCTCCCGCCTGTTCACCCGCCGCGTCGGCATGGCCCCCGTCCACTTCCGGGCCCAGCAGGGCCGCACCGTCCCCGGCGGCTGGAGCAACCAGGTCCCCGACCCCGACGATCCACCCGTGATCGAACGAATGACCACGTGA
- a CDS encoding beta-galactosidase family protein, translating into MSEFTVGDEDFLLDGRPVRLLSGALHYFRVHEAQWGHRLAMLRAMGLNCVETYVPWNLHEPAPGHSRDVRALGRFLDAAREAGLWAIVRPGPYICAEWENGGLPYWLTAELGARARTRDERYLGYVASWFRRLRHEIVPRQIDRGGPVIMVQVENEYGSYGSDAEYLRRLAGLLRELGVTVPLFTSDGPEDHMLSGGSVPGVLATVNFGSHARESFETLRRHRPDGPLMCMEFWCGWFDHWGGEHVVRDHRDATAALREILECGASVNLYMAHGGTSFAGWAGANRGGGALHDGPLEPDVTSYDYDAPIDEYGRPTAKFWAFREVLAEYAEGPLPEVPPAPAPLGAPAEAVLTGWASLSEVLRALGGPETCGPVPPTFEELGVERGLVRYEVAVPGPRQPYPLTVRGLRDLAVVYVDGERAGVLTEDDASLKEPVAGYARVELWVESLGRVNYGPRLGEPKGITGGVLHERQYLHDVRARGLRLEALDDVERVRAVPSREVPGDGAPGLFRGTVTVRGAGDARLELPGFTRGFVWINGFGLGRYWSTGPQRSLYVPGPVLREGGNEVWVLELAETARPGSGEAGAPVLRAV; encoded by the coding sequence ATGAGCGAGTTCACGGTGGGGGACGAAGACTTCCTGCTGGACGGGCGGCCGGTGCGGCTGCTGTCCGGCGCGCTGCACTACTTCCGGGTGCACGAGGCCCAGTGGGGGCACCGGCTGGCGATGCTGCGGGCGATGGGCCTCAACTGCGTGGAGACGTACGTGCCGTGGAACCTGCACGAGCCGGCGCCGGGGCACAGCCGGGACGTCCGGGCGCTGGGACGGTTCCTGGACGCGGCCCGGGAGGCGGGGCTGTGGGCGATCGTCCGGCCGGGACCGTACATCTGCGCCGAGTGGGAGAACGGCGGGCTGCCGTACTGGCTGACGGCGGAGCTGGGCGCACGCGCGCGTACCCGTGACGAGCGCTACCTGGGGTATGTGGCGAGCTGGTTCCGGCGGCTACGGCACGAGATCGTGCCCCGGCAGATCGACCGCGGCGGGCCGGTGATCATGGTGCAGGTCGAGAACGAGTACGGCAGCTACGGTTCGGACGCGGAGTATCTGCGCCGCCTGGCCGGCCTGCTGCGCGAACTCGGCGTCACGGTACCGCTGTTCACCTCGGACGGCCCCGAGGACCACATGCTCTCCGGCGGCTCGGTCCCGGGGGTCCTGGCGACGGTGAACTTCGGCTCCCACGCGCGCGAGTCCTTCGAGACCCTGCGCCGGCACCGCCCCGACGGTCCGCTGATGTGCATGGAGTTCTGGTGCGGCTGGTTCGACCACTGGGGCGGCGAGCATGTCGTACGGGATCACCGGGACGCGACGGCGGCCCTGCGGGAGATCCTGGAGTGCGGGGCCTCGGTCAACCTGTACATGGCGCACGGCGGCACCAGTTTCGCCGGCTGGGCGGGCGCCAACCGGGGCGGCGGCGCGCTGCACGACGGGCCGCTGGAGCCCGACGTGACGTCGTACGACTACGACGCCCCGATCGACGAGTACGGCCGCCCCACGGCGAAGTTCTGGGCCTTCCGCGAGGTCCTCGCCGAGTACGCCGAGGGCCCTCTGCCCGAAGTCCCGCCCGCACCCGCCCCGTTGGGCGCGCCGGCCGAGGCGGTCCTGACCGGCTGGGCGTCCCTGAGCGAGGTACTTCGGGCGCTGGGCGGCCCCGAGACGTGCGGCCCCGTGCCGCCCACCTTCGAGGAACTGGGCGTCGAGCGGGGCCTGGTGCGGTACGAGGTGGCGGTGCCGGGGCCGCGGCAGCCGTACCCGCTGACGGTGCGCGGGCTGCGGGACCTCGCCGTGGTGTACGTCGACGGGGAGCGGGCCGGGGTGCTCACCGAGGACGACGCGAGCCTCAAGGAGCCCGTCGCCGGGTACGCGCGCGTGGAGCTGTGGGTGGAGTCCCTGGGGCGGGTCAACTACGGGCCGCGGCTGGGCGAGCCCAAGGGGATCACCGGGGGCGTGCTGCACGAGCGGCAGTATCTGCACGACGTACGCGCGCGCGGGCTGCGGCTGGAGGCGCTGGACGACGTCGAGCGGGTCCGGGCGGTGCCGTCGCGGGAGGTGCCCGGCGACGGTGCGCCGGGGCTGTTCCGGGGCACGGTCACGGTGCGGGGCGCCGGTGACGCCCGCCTGGAGCTGCCGGGCTTCACCCGCGGGTTCGTGTGGATCAACGGCTTCGGTCTCGGCCGTTACTGGTCCACGGGTCCGCAGCGCTCGCTGTACGTCCCGGGGCCCGTCCTGCGGGAGGGGGGCAACGAGGTGTGGGTGCTGGAGCTGGCGGAGACGGCCCGGCCGGGGTCCGGCGAGGCGGGTGCCCCGGTGCTCCGGGCCGTCTGA
- a CDS encoding trypsin-like serine protease, with translation MKGRTLTLSSPKRSGITLAKRAAAVGAVALAVASLQPLSAQAASTRVVGGTPAAQSEFPFMVHLSMGCGGALYKKDVVLTAAHCMDGSGNNTSITVTAGVNDLNSSAAIKVKSTKVKVAPGYDGSGKDWALIKLARPIDKPTLKIATTDRYNRGMFTIAGWGDTQEGGGTGTTKLQKATVPFVADRVCKRHYGNQLVSKEELCAGWQSGGIDTCQGDSGGPMFRKDDAGKWIQVGIVSWGDGCARTGAPGIYTEVSTFAKDIARAANAL, from the coding sequence ATGAAAGGACGTACGTTGACCCTTAGCTCGCCGAAGAGAAGCGGCATAACCCTGGCCAAAAGAGCCGCGGCGGTCGGTGCCGTGGCCCTCGCGGTCGCCTCCCTTCAGCCCCTCAGTGCGCAGGCCGCGTCCACCCGTGTCGTCGGGGGAACGCCCGCCGCGCAGAGCGAGTTCCCGTTCATGGTCCATCTCTCCATGGGCTGCGGCGGGGCGCTCTACAAGAAGGACGTCGTGCTGACCGCCGCCCACTGCATGGACGGCTCCGGCAACAACACCAGCATCACCGTCACCGCGGGTGTCAACGACCTCAACTCCTCCGCCGCGATCAAGGTCAAGTCGACCAAGGTCAAGGTGGCCCCGGGCTACGACGGCAGTGGCAAGGACTGGGCGCTGATCAAGCTCGCCCGACCCATCGACAAGCCGACGCTGAAGATCGCCACCACGGACCGCTACAACCGCGGCATGTTCACGATCGCCGGGTGGGGCGACACCCAGGAGGGTGGTGGCACGGGCACGACCAAGCTCCAGAAGGCCACCGTTCCCTTCGTCGCCGACCGCGTGTGCAAGCGCCACTACGGGAACCAGCTGGTGTCGAAGGAGGAACTGTGCGCCGGCTGGCAGAGCGGCGGCATCGACACCTGCCAGGGTGACTCCGGCGGCCCCATGTTCCGCAAGGACGACGCGGGCAAGTGGATCCAGGTCGGCATCGTCAGCTGGGGCGACGGCTGCGCCCGCACCGGTGCGCCCGGCATCTACACCGAGGTCAGCACCTTCGCGAAGGACATCGCCCGCGCGGCGAACGCCCTGTAG